A genomic segment from Bradyrhizobium sp. CB1015 encodes:
- a CDS encoding SDR family NAD(P)-dependent oxidoreductase produces MSRLQGKTAVVTGGGTGIGLGAAKRFVDEGAFVYLFGRRQEPLDAAVAQLGSSARAVRGSVTDLSDLDRLYATVKVERGNVDVLFANAGTGAFAPLGQITPEHYDQIFDVNVRGLVFTVQKALPLMGKGSSIILTGSSTGVMGTPQFSIYSATKAAIRNLARSWAQDLRGTGIRVNVLSPGPTKTELALEVVGEEAFDALGSATPIGRVGDPSETGAVAAFLASSDSSYMTGGEVFVDGGLAQV; encoded by the coding sequence ATGAGCAGACTACAAGGCAAGACGGCGGTGGTGACGGGCGGTGGAACTGGCATCGGGCTCGGAGCCGCCAAACGGTTCGTCGATGAAGGCGCGTTCGTCTATCTCTTCGGGCGACGGCAGGAGCCGCTCGATGCCGCCGTTGCGCAGCTCGGGTCCTCGGCGCGCGCAGTCAGGGGATCGGTCACCGATTTGTCCGACCTCGACCGACTGTATGCAACGGTGAAAGTCGAACGCGGCAACGTCGACGTCCTGTTCGCCAATGCCGGGACCGGCGCGTTTGCGCCGCTCGGCCAGATCACGCCCGAGCATTACGATCAGATCTTCGACGTCAATGTCAGGGGGTTGGTGTTCACCGTGCAGAAAGCCCTGCCGCTGATGGGAAAAGGATCGTCGATCATCCTGACCGGCTCGAGCACAGGCGTGATGGGAACGCCGCAATTCAGCATCTACAGCGCGACCAAGGCGGCGATCCGCAATCTGGCGCGCAGCTGGGCGCAGGACCTGCGCGGCACGGGCATCCGCGTCAACGTGCTGTCGCCGGGGCCGACCAAGACGGAGCTGGCGCTGGAGGTCGTGGGCGAGGAAGCATTCGATGCACTCGGCAGCGCGACGCCGATCGGACGCGTCGGTGACCCCAGCGAGACCGGCGCGGTGGCCGCGTTCCTGGCGTCCTCGGACAGCAGCTACATGACCGGCGGCGAGGTTTTCGTCGACGGCGGCTTGGCGCAGGTCTGA
- a CDS encoding helix-turn-helix domain-containing protein → MPGFTCGLDATLRVVSGKWKPLILYFVAQDGPTRYGELRRAIRDVSDKVLIQQLKELEADGLVKRTDYKEVPPRVDYSLTPLGHSLAQALVPLCTWGTEHMAEVSRVFAERASWRRPGRQSAG, encoded by the coding sequence CTGCCCGGCTTCACGTGCGGCCTGGATGCGACCCTGCGGGTCGTCTCGGGCAAGTGGAAGCCGCTGATCCTGTATTTCGTCGCCCAGGACGGACCAACCCGCTACGGCGAGCTTCGGCGCGCCATACGCGACGTCAGCGACAAGGTGCTGATCCAGCAGCTGAAGGAGCTGGAGGCCGATGGCCTCGTGAAGCGGACCGACTACAAGGAGGTGCCTCCGCGGGTGGACTATAGCCTCACGCCCTTGGGTCACAGCCTCGCCCAAGCTCTCGTGCCGCTCTGCACGTGGGGCACCGAGCACATGGCGGAGGTCAGCCGGGTGTTCGCCGAGCGGGCGAGCTGGAGGCGGCCAGGACGTCAGTCGGCTGGCTAG